One Nerophis ophidion isolate RoL-2023_Sa linkage group LG23, RoL_Noph_v1.0, whole genome shotgun sequence genomic window carries:
- the LOC133541379 gene encoding lipopolysaccharide-induced tumor necrosis factor-alpha factor homolog — protein sequence MSSLRETPGQAQCPHCQQTVVTQIEHKAGLKTWGICGGLALFGCFLCCCIPFCVDSCQDVEHHCPNCHNTIHVYKRW from the exons ATGTCATCGCTACGAGAAACTCCAGGACAAGCGCAGTGTCCCCACTGCCAGCAGACGGTGGTCACCCAGATAGAACACAAAGCAGGCCTGAAGACCTGGGGCATCTGTGGAGGCCTCGCCCTCTTCGG GTGTTTTCTCTGCTGCTGTATACCATTCTGTGTGGACTCCTGCCAGGATGTGGAGCACCACTGTCCAAACTGCCATAACACCATCCATGTTTACAAGCGATGGTGA